CGTCTGACGAGTTCtccagtgaggaagaggagcaggaggaagggCCCCAATCGGTGAAAACGATTCGACCGTCTCACCTCTGCAACCACCCTGCCATGAAGGTTTCTGGCTCGTGTTCTTCTGTTCGGAAGCGAAACCTGCCCTCCAGCATCAAGTCGAGACCTCAAgtaaaaaaactcttttcacAAATTCCTTTTCGGAGCTTCAAGCgccatttctgcaaaaaaaaaaaaacgctgtgGGGTCTGAACACAGGAAGGGGGCGAAGTGTGCGCCGCAGCCCGTGAGGTGACAAACCACAGGATTGGAGCGGGCTCCCACCCGGCCTCCGACACGGACGAcaacatgtgggaggagcttctccAGGGGCCGGACAGCGCCTCCACAGGAAGCAGCGACACAGAGGGGGACGAGGGGCTGAACGCCGAGGTGAACTTCTCCCAGAACACCACTCAGAGCAGCGATGAAGAAACCCCCCAGCAAGGCATCACCAGTGTAAACCCTTTACGACCCTCCGAAATGCTCTGTGATCCTGTTGAAGTCCATTCCAGAGTCTCGGGTTCTGATCTGGATCTGTTGTCGGGTTCTAGAGCCAGCTGACCTGGTTGCAGGCGTGTCACCCGTCTAAGGACCGGGTCAGCGCCATCATATGGGAGCAGGGCGAATGCAAGAAAGCAGACCTGTCGGTGTTGGAGATGAGTGGGATCATCCTCAGCAGGGTATGTGTGCGGTCCGAATCACAACATGAACACAAAGCACGCGATGCTCCCGACAGCAGCTGCCAGTCACTGAAAAAGCTCCCAGGCTTTGAAGAGgacacagaaaacagttatGATGACTCGAATTCTCAGAATATTTCATCATCTTAATCTCCTCTGTGGATTTTAATCCTTTGATTCTAAACTTTAACTGCAGGAAATGAAGgttggaacaaaaacaaaaggattcagatgtttttgaaatgacaaagtgagagtttttaacttttaactctCACTTTTCCTATTTGGTTGAATGCTCAAAAAGCATCGAACGCTATAAGGCATTCAagccattgttttcctgtttctctttctttattctagtatcttcctccatgttttgcagcttaacttctacaatttttttcatatttttcaaccatttaactattcaaatgttcagctctttcagctttttccagctgtgacttttgctccttcaaatccttgaacttttccagatattccaggatttctgcctccattgaaatacatggggactccttggtgcagaagctcgctggttcgatacccggctcttgcatttttcacaaaaatatcttttttataattttgctgttttcactttatttatgctcaactttgatcatttctttatctaTTTATGCCAATTATTagcctttaagtttcattttcattcagcaaaacAGCataaaccctgcattttcttctggaaatgcagctccgtctagttgatttttaaaattatattcaTAACTTAtaaattgttttcattgtttccGTTTTTGGGCtacacggtggcacagtggttagcgctcttgcctcacagcaagaaggcccctggttcaagtcccggctgggggacatgaaaaatacatcaatgggggacctttctgtgtggagtttgcatgttctccccgtgtatgcgtgggttttctccgggatctccggcttcctcccactgtccaaaaacatgcttcataggttaattggcaacactaaattgtccataggtgtgagtgtgagagtgcatgggtgcgTGATTGTGgatgttctaccctgcgacagactggcaacctgtccagggcatcccctgcctacgcccaagtagccgggataggctccggcaaccccgtgaccccgaaagggacaaagcggtacagaaaatgaatgaatgaatgaatgtttccgttttgatttctgttttttgttagtATAAATTGTccttttctgaatgtttctggtGTCACATTTCTCCGTTGCTTTTCCCTCTAAACAGGAGTAGTAatgtatagatggatggatgcgtttgtccatccgtctgtccatctATGCCGCCCAGATGTTCAGTGGAATCTTGCAGCCTTCAGCCTCTCTAACTCCGTTCCTGTTGGATGATTGGAGACGTCCCGTCTCAGATCTGTCTCCTCCCGTCTTGGTGCTCTGCAGGTGAAGATGGTGGAGCAGGGCTTGGGTTACCTGGTGCTCGGGGGGTTCATGACCGCCACCCTGGCGCTGCTCCCCTTCGCCTTCCGCCTGGCTCAGCGTCTGGACGTGAGCAGCCTGGGCTCGTACTCGCTGCCGCAGCTGCTGGAGATAGCGGCGGGAGCGAACGACGCGCAGGCTTACGCCTTTTTCTTCATCACGACCGTGCAGAGAGTCTGCTTCACCGGCCTCTTCTTCTTCATGATGTGCGTGGCTGAGCGGACCTACAAACAGGTGGGAGAAGACTTTTATAACTGTGTTCTTGTCACTTGTACGTTCACTGTAAACTGCGTTTTTTGAATTAGGATCCAAAGACATTTCCTGCATTCATTTGTTTAATCTCCATCTTTGcttatttttcctcttctttttttttatttcaaaggttTGCAGAGTGTTgaagtttattcatttatgtaaaaaacaaatactttatttcactaaaggaaataaaaatgaaatttttaaaCTGGATTTTTAATATTACCAAATAATATCAAAAACGCTGATCTATGGTCAGAGCACGGAgtaggtggaggaacatctagagaggtggaggtttgctttGTAAAAAGAGGAATGAAGAAGAGGAAgggtgaggttacagggagcagaggtgaagaaggtggaggacctTGAGGACTGATTGGGTCAATGGAGGAGGTTGGAACAGGCGGGGGAAGGTGTGATGAAAGAGAAGAGTGAAGTCGAGAACGAGAGGAAAGGCGTGGCAGACTGTGACGACAGCAGGTCGGATCAGGAATGGATCCATCAGGGGAACAGATCACAGTAGAGGTTCTGGGGAACGATGAAGACGTTGGAGATGTTTGGACATGCCCGACAGTAGGGAAGCTGAGATTGGAGCTTCCAGGAAGGAGGAAGACCACAGATGAGGTTCACGGATGTAGAGGAGGAGACGAGGGTGGatggtgtgagtgaggaggatgcaggaGATGGAGGTCGATGATTTGCCGGTAGCTCATGAAGGCTCTTTAGTTGAAATGACTTCAGTGGTTCGAGGCCTTTATTTTTTAGCGTTTTTACCCCTTTAAAGGTTTGCTCCAATAATTTACATTGAAAACAGTTGCTTGTGGTAACATCCATCTTTTTAATTCGAGCCTCTTGTCTTCAcagatttttaatcattttatgtaacaataaacctgaaactgtccaaaaaactcaattcctagtggaaaaaaaatctcaaaaattgAGATCAGACGGTTTTTGTTTCAAGATCAAATATGAAGGGAGAAAAATAGCAATGcataaatcaaaaaacaaaacaaagcaaagacgaGGTCAAAACCAATGTGAGTAATGCATTATTATGTATAATGATGAAGCCAGGCCAACCTCCACCTATGTTATATATATGTGTGGATCATATATGACCAACATATGTGGGATCATAtatgacctttggcacactaaagaaccatttttGCAGCTCGTTTTTGCCTACCTAGAAGTAAGATGACTCagtctctgaggctccgcctttctctccttctggttgccgcccatttcatgacgtcaacctagagtcggcctcagcagcgtgtctgcgttttgtCCACAAAGACCAACAAcgtctgaacttttgcaaagatggatgtgcagattgtTCATAGAAACGGAAAACGTTTAGCCGATCGctgctagctccacggagaaagtgggcgtgtgtgtcagcctgggggcggagctggcagcgcagactcttcctggaaggggcggttcctcactttgtgatgtcacaatgggAGAATTGCTCGTtcttgtgggttgggaggggctggtgctcagagcgcaggctTTTGGAGGAATACTAAGAGATGTGTGGACGGAtcaaaaataccactttggggttggaATGAACGTtacaaaacacttaaaaactcaaaaagttgGCCTGATATAGACCCTTTCAATATATGCAATGCTTCCAGGGATTATTCCAAGAGATATCACATTTATGTGTCATaactctaaaccaggggtgtcaaacatacggcccgcgggccttatccggcccgccaggtgCTTTAGTCCAGCCCACACATGAAgtgtaaaaatcataaggatgtttaaaaaagaaggcacgtttctagtccattcctgtggcgagttatgattttttaaagaaataacagaaatgcgcaattccgccactagggggtgcaaaggaaaagcaaatcAGGTGAAACAACAAATCTCTGCACCTGCGAAAAGCGAAatctaacagctctgtgtctgggtaggcagtagttCAGTGGTAGTTCCCTGTGAGCATCACCGCTGTTATGCTGCTGTAGATatagaatgatcagtagtgacacaataatgaccaaaatgttgtcaaaaagtaaaaaaggttgaagtgaagcCCTAAGCTTtgcaggaaaaatggacagttttatttgttcacagagctgaattcaaccaggaaaagattcttggacatttcattgtgttttgcacactttaATGACAGTAAAACGATTTGAATCCTGACATTGATGGCCgagtgaagtttcaggagagagagggaggttaactccaaactcttatgttcacaaatgtttgcaagtttaatttagtgtaattaTTTAATGGtttgacatttacattttaggcaggtgtttcatttttttctgtagcccctcttgagtttattattgtgattgcttcagtgtcagatgtcaaatattcagtctgtataaataGACCTTTTATTATGTGAAATTAATTgtatttaagatccattggcctctgtgaatgaatgtgtaggctaccatgttggttgaggcatgtaTTCCAATTGAGTAAAtcaaacaagaataaagctttattttgcctttacattattggtccggcccacttgggatcagacgggttgaatgtggccccccgaaccaaaatgagtttgacacccctgctttaaacaCTGATGCAGAGACTATGTCAAGAATGTTCTTGTAGACGTCAAGCAGCCCAAGATCCTAAACCTGTTCCTCTGAGTTCCTCTGAGGTTTGTCCTGAATGGACAAAGAGAAGAAACTGGATGTTTGATCACAAAACCAAATCCTCTCAGAGAAGGTGAAAGTCGTTTATCTGTAGTCCTCGACACTAAGCAGCTTCGTTTCTCCACAGAGACTCTTGTTTGCTAAATACTTCAGTCATCTGACTTCTGCGCGCAAAGCCAAGAAATCCGAGGTTCCTCACTTCCGTCTGAAGAAAGTGCAGAACATCAAGATGTGGCTGTCCCTGCGCTCCTTCCTCCGGGTTTGTTCTCCAGCCTGTTCTTCGGCGGCGCCGCCACCGGCGGGATGTCGTGACCTCGATTTGTGATGTCTCCGCAGAGGCGGGGGCCGCAGCGCTCCGTAGACGTCATCGTTTCCACCATTTTCCTGTCGGCGCTCTCCGTTTCCGTCATCGTCTGCGCTCAGGTCAGTCAGGCGTGCTTCAGCGGTTCGGTCAGACGCCATGAAACGTCGTGCTCGTGACGTGGCGTTTTCCtcttctgcagctcctgcacAGCCCGAAGACCTTCCTGGAGTCGCTGACAAACTGGGAGTGCATGATGTGGGGCTCctcgctcctcctcttcctgctgcGCCTCGCCACGCTGGGCTCAGAGACCAACTCCAAGTACAGCAACTCCTCCGTGCTGCTGACCGAGCAGGTGAGGCCGCTCACCTGGATGCACCGCACCTTCAGGAGGAAGCGCCTCTGAACGAGAACGCGTTTCCCTGCAGATCAATTTGTACCTGAAGATGGAGAAGAAGCCCAACAAGAAAGAGCAGCTCAACATCGTGAACAACGTTCTAAAACTGGCCACCAAGCTGATGAAGGTACCCGTTTGACGCTCACGTGATgctttacagctttgtgtttccaTGAGTCCAGAATCGTCCTGTTTGTGATTAGATTGtttaaaaatccacttttgTTTGGTTCAACGGGTTTTTCCGGCATCTGTTGGCTTAAAGAGAACATTGGTGGAACCTTTCTTAACGAAATGAGGAATTCTTACTCTGAAAGTGGACTGAAGAGCAGATTTtatcaatattattattttaacaagaCGAATCAATATTGTGTGTTAAGTGATGTTTAATTTAGCCCAGATGTCAGTGATACTTATGGAGTTTGGTCTTTGAAAAacaagtacggtggccctgaagtccaaatcacatcaataaatccctcaacacaaaaacataataaagatcgcaattaaaatagcaaaaacaaattattataaaaaaacaacattttagaaatcaacacaaaattccagaaagtaaaaacatttaaaaaccaaaagtagtGTCCAGAAATCTTAATAAAATGttaacaaatgaaacaaaatgagaaacgtAGGAAAGGTAGGATGTGACGTCACTGACTGGATGATGACTTTTGAGGAAGAGGGAAAGCAGACGGATGTTTTACCTGAACTGGGATAAAGAGGTAATTGATCGATCACTGAACTTTTGCAGTGGGCGTGGCcagacatttaaagaaacaccTTCTAGGGGAAGATATCGCCAAGACAAATAACTTCCTGTTGAAACAGTGAACAAtcgtcatccaatcagtgacgtcCCATGATGCCTAGCTTTTCCCGTTACTCGTatcgtttcattttttaacgttttttaaCAGTTGTTTTCTGAAGCAtctcctttttatttcatttcttttggaattgtgttttaatatgtt
The nucleotide sequence above comes from Oryzias latipes chromosome 5, ASM223467v1. Encoded proteins:
- the LOC101163970 gene encoding putative homeodomain transcription factor 1 → MTMTGIAWYQEKIRAYDQQVWEKSLEKANLGLENKPKKTGYIKPDLIDVDLVRGSTFSKAKPQSPWTALARKGLVRVLLFPFFFNWWIQVTSRSISICILLLYLMQVAAVLLYLEVPKASASETFGPMCLMLLLGTVHCQIVSTESSQGPMGYPAACSSPARRRRPRKGRSLKKPEDTNDSWNTETQGVQPCDSQLEERTNKSQSGFGASDEFSSEEEEQEEGPQSVKTIRPSHLCNHPAMKVSGSCSSVRKRNLPSSIKSRPQEGGEVCAAAREVTNHRIGAGSHPASDTDDNMWEELLQGPDSASTGSSDTEGDEGLNAEVNFSQNTTQSSDEETPQQGITSSQLTWLQACHPSKDRVSAIIWEQGECKKADLSVLEMSGIILSRVKMVEQGLGYLVLGGFMTATLALLPFAFRLAQRLDVSSLGSYSLPQLLEIAAGANDAQAYAFFFITTVQRVCFTGLFFFMMCVAERTYKQRLLFAKYFSHLTSARKAKKSEVPHFRLKKVQNIKMWLSLRSFLRRRGPQRSVDVIVSTIFLSALSVSVIVCAQLLHSPKTFLESLTNWECMMWGSSLLLFLLRLATLGSETNSKYSNSSVLLTEQINLYLKMEKKPNKKEQLNIVNNVLKLATKLMKELDTPFRLLSLTVNPLIYTMTKVVILSAVSAVVSKLLGFNIRLWKIKP